Below is a genomic region from Apostichopus japonicus isolate 1M-3 chromosome 7, ASM3797524v1, whole genome shotgun sequence.
TCGGCATTTTGGTTAAGATCATGGGTAATATCTATTCCCTTTCTAAGGGACTCGTGATACACATTGAGTAGTTTAgctttcttgggtgacttttcttaagaGTCAcggatatttatatattcccTTTCTAATCGACTCTTGATGCTCACGTGACTTAACGTCATGATTATACGGTTAAAGTCTTGATGTTAGTGGATTGGGCTTGAGAGTGGATCACGTTTTTCGTGCGAGGCTCCATCTTGTGTGACATTTGACTTTGGTAGGCGTGGGGACAGGGACCGTTATGGCAGGGCCAGAGATAGAGCCAGGTTTGATAAAAGGGACCTTGTGgccctggggtcgttgaagcctACTCCTACGAATAGAATAAAATGAACATGTATGTCAAATGGTGAATTCCTGGGCATATTAAGACTATTAATTCGGTCAAAACACAAAGAGTGGtctaataccccccccccccttcatctaAAACCCACAGACGTGGTGGGCGTGAGATGGGAATGATCCTCTATTGTATACACTAGAACTTAGTACAGGCAGGTTCTTTCGTACCTTGGTAAGGAAACGCAAAATGCACAATTTGCAAATGTATGTCAAATAGACATCAATcacaatatattaaaatattaaaccacagaaaaaaaggacaagaaaagaaTAACAAAAGGATTGAACAAAAGGATCATGTGCTAGGTTCTATCTTATTTCAGGTTAGAAACTATTTCAGCTGACAGTTTAACTTTTTTACAAGAACATGAagaatttcttatttttatttagtttgCCTTTATTCAATTACAGTTTCCAAACGCAAGGCATTAATAAATTAACATGACAAGAAAAAACCCCAGAAGTGATACACTGATTTTAAAAACGTTATTCaaaaagatatataatataaacatttcTGGATTATTAAAAAACCAGCTGACAATACCAATGTTGTGACTTACTTTGTgtaaacattttgcaaattaCATACTGGTTACACCATTTTGGTCAAGAAGATAATTCTCATGACAAAGGCATATTCAACTCTTTTAAAGTAAGTAACTGAATAATAccaaacaaatgaaataaaaaaactaATTATGAAGGCACTTAAGTTGGTTTATTGAGTAATGTATACAGGGGAAGATTAACTTGGAGATAATAAACACATGTTTATGACAAATGGCTTGTTACTCCAGAAGATATTCTGGATTAAAAATTATATGAAGAGGTACGAAAGCTAATTCCTAGTGGAGCTGCAAGATAAAGATTAACTTACTTCACAAAGGataaatactgaaagaaaaaaaactacttcaagaaaaaaaaaaacaatcaataaTGATATAAAAGCGAAAAATACAGTACCGAAACACAAAATCCAAAAGCGTTTCACTATACACAACTGTAAATTGACTTCAAGATTTCAATTTGAATGGACAATTAAGCAATTAAATACTATATTGTTGTTTTCTGTTACCTATACAGCCAAGTTAACGCACCAGTTTAGTATGTCACTTGCAAATGTGAATGTAAATTTAAAGGAGAAGTTGGCTGAATGTGTAAATGGTGTCGGGAATTTGCCTCAATGTGCACGGTAGAGTGTAGAAGTATATCTTACGTCGTACAGAACGAAAGATACAAACTAGCTACTGGCCAAATTCCAATCATCCAAACTCTTATGTAACCGTGTAGATTTTGGAATACAATGTTGCAAAAGTGAGTcttattttgaaaacaattcGAATGACTTTATTCCAGATATGATGGAACGAGATAAACTTGTATGGTTTCATAATTTCTGACAATTTGGGAAATGAAACCAGGGTCACTACTGAAAAATTACCTAAAGGGCTATTGTGCCGAACATCTTTTCGTTATATAGAGAGATAGTGACCAATCTCCCATCTCGTTGTGGGATTAACGACCAAATGTTACATTCCAAcatatttttgtctttaaatAATTAGATGGCAATTGAAGACGATGGTAAGAACTGTCTAGGCAAAGTTTGTTTGATTCCTACTGTGCATGTATCACCTGGACCACAGTAGATTTAGTGCTCATTGAAATTTCACAATTGCGAAAATGATGCCACACACCTTCCAAAGAATTTGTTGACTATCTTCACATGTATAGAAATTCCATTGCATAAAGTTAGTGGGAACTCGTACGAGGGATTGAGAAGGGCAAGGCATTATCTTCCCCGAATtgaattatgtatattgttattGTAAACTGTACATGTAGTGACAGTAGAATTAATATTGACACAAAGGCTATTTTCACTATACCGCTATATAAAATTCTAGTTGAAGTGCTTTTCATTGTACATCTCCATTGACTTCTTCAAACCTTCAGTGCCATGAATTATGGTCATTTCCTCACCGATTCTTGCAATCTGTTTTCTAACCGTTTCGATCGTCTAACTGCTTTCATCTGCTTCGTTCGTTTCAAACCACTTTACCTCACCATGCTTCATTGTGAAAAATGTTTCGTCACATTCTTCCCTTTTAGCCTTCTTTAAATCTTCAATGGGTTCATTTATTTTCTACACAAGACAATACAAGGGGAAGAAATATGTATTAAGTCCTTTTTAACAATTACcagtaaaacaagaaaattcGTTGCAAAATGAGTCTGAGCATATATTTTTAAAGACATCAAGTAATATAAACAGTGGATGAAGATCCAATTTAGGCTACTTCTTAACCGGCTACTATGTAAATGTTAGGCTACAGTGCTTACTGTACATGACAGACTATTGTAGTGGATACAAACCTAGATAATGAAGTTCTTCTTTGAACGAAAGTTACGATAGACCAATATTCCAAACTTGGAATTTTATTCCCGGACTTTTCCTTAAGCTGGTAAAAAGTCTTGAAGCCAAGatattgttgcaaaaatttaaTTGATTAAACATACAAAGTTActttattaaacaaataaaacttgACGGTAGGTTTTATATTTAAACTTTCCAGCTGCGGGGTTATAGTGTTATGAAAATGTGCAATAAAAATAGTGATATGCATTAACAGACTGTTTTTGTATCGGATCGGATTCACAGTGATTTAGTTGGGCTATGTTGTTAAACAAAAGAGGTTAGAACAAACTCATCCATGAAATTTTGTCCAAGATGAAAATTCCAATGTCAAACCCTAAGGTCACTGGAAACATTAGTATTCATCACGTTTCACAACATGATGCTTTTCATGTGAATTACAGGCTATATGAGATTATCCAAAGATATGGGTTGCCTTTATCGGTGAGGCATAAATGCAGTTAACATGAGTCATTAATATCTTATGTTTCATGACTCATAAATTAAAACTATACCTCATTGCTCAATGCAAACATTCCCCAGTGAATTGCAATTGAGTTCTTCGCATCTAGCTCCCTGTGGACAATCAGTGCTTCTTCAGGGTTAATATGTTGTGCCTGCATGACTGGTCTAAAAGGTTAAaacaaatgcatatatatatttatatattttgttatagaaGCAGCTATTTCAATTTGGTGGACAATTTTTAAGACTGAATCTACCAAGTACTGCTTAAAACTAGAGATATGGAAATTGATGAAATTATGATGAAATGAGATAATAAACTGAAACATACAGTACCACCCAATATCTGCATGCAAGCTCAATCTGTATTCAACCTTCACTGATTAAAAGCTTACAGTAGTTGTTATAAATACATGACTTAAAGTACTCACCTTGGCTTGCATGCACCAATCGGGATAGCTGCAAGGTCTGGTGACCCATACTTATTCTTAATTGAGGGGTAGAGTCCTTGAGCATACCCAGTATCCCCTGCAAAGAAGAACTTTGAGCCTCTAGGGCCTACAATGTACCACGAACACCAGAGGTGTCTGCAGTAATAATAACGCAGATTTCTCCCACACCAGTGTTTCGCTGGTGTGCATGCAACGGTTAGGTTTCCTGTTGTCGTCCTCTCTTCCCACCAGCCTAACTCGGTCACATTGGTACAGTTCCTGTCTTTAAACCATTGAGACATATTCTTTGGTACATACCATTGGATGTCCGCTTTGTAAGCAACTAACTCTGAGACGCTTTGCTCATCCAGGTGATCAAAGTGATCATGGCTTATCACAACTGCATGAATCTGTATGTTTTCGTCTTTCAAGTCTTTCACAGTTACAGCGGGTGGTCGGAACCTCTTGTAGTTGAAGATACGAAACCCACAGATCCTCGGACCACAGTCATAAAAGACCGGATCCGTGAGGATATTGATACCATCAATTCGAACCAATAGTGACGCATGTCCAATCCATAGTACCCGAATCCCCTTTTCAGGAGGATTCCGCAACCATTCCAACGATTCCCTGGCTGACTCTGGTAAGTGTTCCTTCAACTCCTGAAAACAAGGAACACCAATAGATCAAATAACTATATGGAAGAAAGGTTTTATGCTTCCAGTCATTATCTCAAATGACAGTTACTTTCCCGAAAATGGTAATTAAAGGAGTGTCCATAGGTTGCATCTCTTGCTTTCAAGGTTTCCCAGACTTTGACCACTAGTGACATCTGAATTCACACTTGATCtctataaataagtacagggtTTTATAGTCACTGAGTTAGTCTTAAATGTCAATTAAAATTTTTCTACAAACTGTGCTTTTGGAATTAATTATCATACTTACAAGATTGTCATACTTTTCATTTAACTTCATCACACCGTTGACCTCTacaattttcactttttgtACTAGAGTGGACCAATATATTAAGAAAAAGTTCATCcttgtttgttgttattttataacactgttttcagacttttttcTGTGTTGGCCTCCTTTGACCCTACAAAGGTCCAAAAATATGGATTAATATACCATATACTAAATTATCTCAAATGATATCTGGTAGCCATGAAAACTTTTAAATATCTTTACTAAATAAGTCGGACATACTGTGAGAATTTCATTGAAGCTTGAATTTTGGTGTTACCCAATATTCGCTAAATTGTTGTACTTGAAGGTATAGTTATCTCACATAACCTTTGACCGTTACAAACATACCAAGCCTCACTTTTGTAGttattgttttaaaaatgttttcaggCTGACCTCAAACAACCGATTTTCACACTCACTAAGATGGATCTATAAAAGTACAAAGCTACTGTATAAGTGCGTCTTTACAAGGTTTTatcaagttttaatattttgatcttaaataagaaatttaatttattaactTTAAGTAACATTAACGCATGTGCAAagttatgttaatttttttatgttttttatttgtaatctaccgtcagtaattaactcgtaaaaagaaaaattgtactATATTGCCTGGTTCACTTTACAGAATAGCCTTAAGACTTTGTAAGTGTATACAGCAGAACGCTAGGTAAGATGCAGTTTCTTTTCGCAATATTTTTTTACACAGTACGATTTCACACCCTGATTCAGCCTCATTGCAGATAATTTGTAGCAGATGCTGCCCTTTTACCCCAAACTTTGCCAAATGGTGTTCAACCACAGATTAATCAACTAGAAAACAATATAAACTGTGGAATGGACACAAAACATTGGGGTCTAGGTAATATGTTACGTTGATGACAAGTTGACTTACCTCTGAATTTGGCTCGCTTGCTTTGTGGAATAAGAAGTATTTCAAGTAGGGGTAGATATTTGTGCAAATATGAAAAACGTTGAACAGAGAGAACTTCCATTTTTCAGGATTCTTGTAGCAAAGCCAACCAGTTCTGAACTGCACCAAGTTCTGATCTTGCATCAGAGATGTGTTCTCATCATCTTCAGAACTCATCTTTCTGTAGATTAGAAACAAAAAAGGGTTcttcaattatattttattagatGGGAATCCATGTCAACAGTTTTGAATACAAAAATCATGCAGAATCTATGCACTGAATGATTTGATTAAGTGAGTTCATAACCCATTCACAATGTGtcttatttgaaaatgttcacaCAGAACTATCATCTTTGCTTTTATGATAACTCTTGCGGTGAATTAAACTTCCCCAAttatatattgaaaatattgcCATCTCAGGGAGATATCACCAGGTTTAACAGTCATGTGAGGGGGGTTGGGCATTTTTTCCATATTCTGTTCAATTATGGTGAGTGAAACTTATGCTACTACCGGATCATGTTGGTTAGGACCTCTGTGCATTGAATATCATTTGCATAACAAATTCTATATCACAGTATATATTGTAATAGGAAGGAATAagtaacataaatatatacaaattatataatatatacataccgaaaatattacaaaatggaaatatatattacaGCATGTGGCTTAATGACGTCATATCTATGGACTTTCCTTCTTAAAGGAGGGTAATGTGTTGCCAAAAACACTTAACAAAAAACAATGGAAATATGTATCATAGACTCTTCCTTTGGCCTCAAATATGAATAGGTTTTGTATTAGGTTGTTTGATAGGATTTATCATTGGATGTTTAATATACCTTGAAGGTATGTGATcaactttgaataaaacttCAGTAATTCGTTTTACACAACAAACTACCCTCCTTTTAACGTTGACTATATAGATATAGAAACATGTAAATGGTGTTCAGTTAACTGTGCCGTACGGTTTGAAGACCATTActaaatgaaagtaggcctacagcACAGTTACAGTAGCACTACAGCTGGTATATGACTATATAGTTATCTGAAACCCTCGACCTCATGCACTCATTTGATTGCAATGAAACACATCAAATATCGACAATAGGTGCACTTTCAACCTACCAACCCTTTTTAAGTCCTGTTAACCGTATTTGCCCTTCTTGAATTGACGCTGGCAGATCACCACAATAACCAGGTGTGGAACAATCATTTTTGCCCGGGAGCTAAAAGTTTATTTTGTCGAGGGATGGGTGGCCTTCtacccataggcgtaggaggcggggggggggggctggctgCAGCACCCaaccatttttgttgttgaaaattaaggcaatatgctgagagtttttcgggcacctactgatttgcattgttttttaatagttaaactgatatgattatattaattattattgtaacgacttccccaataaatGTAACCAATagggaagggtaataacacgcaTAGGTGTACaaggcggggtggggggggggcaggggagaatgttttgtgttatttgtcTTGTGATATTAATATGGGCctcatgattttctttatttagcatcatgatgcccgaatatttccgtgtaaaaCCACCGATTATCGACATCTTTGGCCACAGAaactttttttctaactagtcaattgtatacctggacatccccgacatgagtgtttataagaaacattttctttttcatggatagttgcgggtggggggaggggggtgggtgggggagtgcctacaagcctagaagtacaggtttaccatattctttgttatcttttatattttttttgtgagacaaattgcagtctcacccgacacagcgacattatcccgcctacgtgtcgttgaacaatgtatgtttttctggaggtagctgagtactgtgttaaaataataaatacttaaactaaataggagcttaaaaaatatactgtcctattgtttccccttcaaagtgatgttaccattttttcttcttctaatttaccaaatttttggggaagtgttaatttctaaaacgtgagattaaaACATagagaatgtttagatgcaacttgcaaggcctcaaaagtgccatttccggcaatctgagaggcactttttgccaaaaaaattcttgtacgctacgcgccaactgatggtggcgctccgcttagatagtgtcacgggaactttcgggcacaaaagtttctggcccaaaactgaaatggtcccgtacgcctatgaaaacacggcaaatgattgtatgttattggcatgcggtGCAATACCCGATGCATGCcaatatgatatgaaaataaattgttgttatatttttcgggcatgTCGTTACAGAccacaaatcaaattgggctcctatgcctatgctTCTACCATTTGAGATCTTTGGGTAAATGGAGAGTGCAAAAATAGAACATTGGGGTCTATATTGTAACTTTCTGAAACACTACTGAAGAATCTTTTTATATAGTTTTATCTTctatataatgttatatcattTTTATTGTAATATTCTATGCGCTAGTGGGTAAGTGGGAGAAGGGGGAATGGGAAGGGGGCTGTGCCCATCATGAATTTGGAAAATAGAGGGTGATTGAAGACCAGTGGGCGCTGTGTGTCTTTGACCTATGCTTACAGCTTGCTCATGTGCATGGGATCAGTGGCGTGGGAAGGTACTTttgcgtggggggggggctgaagactgatggccggcctgggggaggggtataaggggagggagtgtccctctcccctttggattttttttttgcatttccaggtggcctcagatgcaatttggtgcaatatagcacacttcaacccacccactccattttgtatataattttgcattttcccctggccttagatgcaatttggtgctccaaatgagactttttttccatttggaaatgaaaaaggggttttctgacttgcgaagcgggggggggcggaatgatacttccgcccctccatatttttcactggagggggggctggcgcccccagccccggttcctacgcccttgcgtGGGATCCACATGAGCTGTGTCTCTCTGACCTATTTTTACAGGTATTCATGACTTGGAACTTTCTTGACAGTGAGCATAAAAATACTTAAAATCTATACGTGCTTGCAATGGTGAAACGCTTCACTTGTATGCTAAATATGCCCCAGAACGCACCATTTGATATCTTATTAATTCCTGAGTGGATGGCCCCTTTGCCCTTTCCTCCTAATTGGCCAATCGGTCTCGACCATCCCAACTCCACTCCCTCTCCTATACAAAATCTTGGATCCACCCCTGATCAGCAgattaataaattattattaatctCTCTAAAACCTGGATCAGACTTGGCCCCGTCGTTCAACAGAAGCATGTAAGCTGTGTGAAGGATAATGGTAGCTTACAAACTTCAAAGTGGACGTACGCCCCTACAAGGAAGAACAAATTGCACTCACATATGTTTCTTCTGTATGTGGCAAGGCAAGTTATAGATAGAGGcattacatattatatatataaaggtttaCGTTGCCTACACACGTTTCTGTTCttgttaaaaagaaagaaaaaaagaacaaacacacacgatttactatcattatcaaaATTGGTCGTTATTAGAATTAAGTATCGACTAAACATTGTAAAttgcacaaacaaacaaacaaaacaaaagccaATGCAGTGAACTAAATCTTTTGATTTTGGACAAACGAGAATAGAAATAGATTTAAAGGAACTTCAAACTTACCTTTCACAACACGTATTCATGTGGTAATACTCAGATATTTCACGCTATTTGTCCGTTAATTTATCGATCCGCTGTTGTCATATATTCTGCTCAAATTTTACTAGTCTGCCGACAGTGCCAGTTCGTTTTTATAAAGGCGCAACTTACTCTACTGTGTACAACTCCCACTGGAGGCCTCCATATAGCCTCTATACTATGCAGTAATGTGCTGTAGTGAAAGGATAACCTTTGCCGATATACACTCACACATACAATTTATTTCCGTTTGCCAGTatacataatatacatatatatataagcctataGATATTAGTACATGTTTCAACGAGCGTGCCGATTGTCACTGTACTAGTTAGTCCCAACGAGCGAGTGAATGAGCTCATTTTTCTTGTAGCCCCGCCCCCAAATTTGGTCAGACCTATGAAATTTCGCGTAACTGCTTGAGACCTACCCCTAGTTTAAAAGCTTGAATAATGCAGAAGAAGGCGTCGCTAGCCACCATGACGCGGTAAGTTGAATCTCATAACATTGattttttgtaataaaatagttaaaatttctatttttgtcGGTCTTTCTGATAAATCTCCTTCATGATTAAAAGAAAGTGCCGTTAAATTTACCGTGAACTTGACTTTGTTACAGGAGAAAAATTGTACATTTTTGGTAAAATTGGCTAGACTACAATCTTTTCATTGATTTTAAATTCGCGATTGGAAATGCACTAGTCTTCTCAATAATTAACGTATTAACATACGGCAAAACACAGTGTAATGTAATATAGATGTTAGGAATTTGTGTTGGCTCTGCGTGTACATGAAATGATGTACATTGCTTTAGTCCTTGGAAAACGTCCATGCCAAACTATAATGTACACACCTCATACAGCATAGTCATTATACTATAGCCCTGATATTGGAGCAGAAAATGCTCATCTCCTTGCAACTCATTATGCAAGCTCAGAAGATGAAGTGTAGCCTTGGAAAAATTAACTCGCACTAACAACGGCAAAATAGCACCCTTTCTCCATGGTAAACTGTGGTATAATACCACAATTTGACTGGGGTATTTTGGTCATATGGATGCGgtttaccatagttttaccatggtaccataccacaattttaccatggtttttCATCATGGTTTTATCTCAAATTCACCCTATGTGTACTATGGCATTACTATAATTGTACCATAATTAACCACAATTTTACCCTACAGCTCTTCCAAAGTTTTACCCTAATAGTTTTACCCTAATTGCACCACTGGCAGTTTTTTCCTACTTGTCCTAATCAGTACACCACAAATTACATTCAATTTCACCATTGGtgtattgtatcataattgGGCTAGTTGAAACATACAACAAAGCATctcatactgtatgtcataATGTCGTATGTATATTAGGGCATACTATTTTATATTGACCAGATTTGGGTAAATATGCGACAGTCAAATAATGCATGACAACAATATAAAGGTTACATAGTTTTACAGTATATGGTATGTATAGTTTTTGTCAAGTGAAATAAGGATGTGCCATAATTTTATTCTATAAGGCTACTGTGGCAAACTTACCTGTGTTACCCCAATTTAACCATAGTTTACTGttgtaaaactatggtacattTTTGGCTGGgagcatatatataatatttcttatatcttatatagGGTGATATAATATTGTATTCATGTACTTTCTACCTGTTGGACCAAACTTTCTTGCCATTCATGGACTTGCCTCTCATTTAAACATTCCGTCCTACTGCTTTACCTCAAGTCTTTTCATAGTGTTTAAAAGCTATGTTTTGTTGTCTTGTTACTATTTTGTAACAGTTTCACGTCTCAAAGTTTTATGTAATATAAACGAGAAATAAAGAGACCAACAAAAagacattttgttgtcattcttAAAAAACGAAAGTTCTCCAGACTGATCAAAAGTCCCTCAAAGCTGACCTCATCGTGGTGTCAGAGTGGCAACTACTGTCTTTTCAGTGGGTGAAGTATATAGAGCTTCTTCTGGCTATTTTTAAGCCAAAATGCCCTCTCgggtttcaaatttcattgccTGTTGTATAACCTGAATGTTTCCTAAAAACTAGTTATgcttgaaaataaacttaataaAAAGGCCCATGTCTCGATAACATCAGGGCTCTATAGGCTGATTACTAACAACCCCATGtacaatttcaggagggtgaaTTTGAAGGGGCACTGGCAGGGCTTGGACACTTTGCAGTGGCAGGGCTTGCACTTGGAAGAGCACCAGCATGGGTCCATCTTCATGAGAGTCTCTAAATAAAATTATAGAAGGTGATAAATGTAAGCCATTGTTGAATGTCTGACTTCAGCTAGTAGTGTTTAAAGTACCGATTGTAACGATATGGTATTGCTTGCATGTATTGTTATGTGTGGATACCGGATATAGCAAATCGATGTATTGGCAGTGAATATTTCATGATCTCTAGGGGTCCTTATGCCCCTATCCACACAGAAAAGTCATTTCACTGACATGAAAAAGTCCTCTTATCATTCGATATATGCATGGGGTTCCTCTTATCATTCGATATATGCATGGGGTTCCATGATGTAAGCAATTCAATTCCGCTAGTTTTATCACGCTTAGTTATGGCATTTCGCGCAATACGTACCAACGTGTAACGAGACAGTCACCACTTTACTCGCAACCTGTATTCGTAACCTGTATTCGTGTGTGTATATAGTTGTCGTGAACTTGATTTTCGTTACAAGATGATTTGAAGAGAAATGCATATTAATTTGTGGTAAAGGAGTTTTTTTCAGCGAATATaccagttttcaaaatttgaaatgatgaTAATCATGCCTCATGCCAAAGAAAGCATTTTTCTAAACAGTTCGAAAATGGTTAATTTGCGTTCAGAAATTACGGCCGAAACTCCGTTTCCACTCCTTATTTGTGTCTTTTGTCCGTAATGATTGAATTAAACACCTTTCCTCCATCAAATTCAACAATTACCTAACATATTATTGCTTAATGACTGAGAAATT
It encodes:
- the LOC139969642 gene encoding N-acyl-phosphatidylethanolamine-hydrolyzing phospholipase D-like, translated to MNTCCERKMSSEDDENTSLMQDQNLVQFRTGWLCYKNPEKWKFSLFNVFHICTNIYPYLKYFLFHKASEPNSEELKEHLPESARESLEWLRNPPEKGIRVLWIGHASLLVRIDGINILTDPVFYDCGPRICGFRIFNYKRFRPPAVTVKDLKDENIQIHAVVISHDHFDHLDEQSVSELVAYKADIQWYVPKNMSQWFKDRNCTNVTELGWWEERTTTGNLTVACTPAKHWCGRNLRYYYCRHLWCSWYIVGPRGSKFFFAGDTGYAQGLYPSIKNKYGSPDLAAIPIGACKPRPVMQAQHINPEEALIVHRELDAKNSIAIHWGMFALSNEKINEPIEDLKKAKREECDETFFTMKHGEVKWFETNEADESS